Proteins encoded together in one Balaenoptera ricei isolate mBalRic1 chromosome 2, mBalRic1.hap2, whole genome shotgun sequence window:
- the LOC132360713 gene encoding transmembrane protein 230-like, whose amino-acid sequence MMPSRTNLATGIPSSKVKSSRLSSTDDGYIDLQFKKGPPKIPCKAIALATVLFLIGSFLIIRGSLLLAGYISKGIFSYEGADWAVPVLIIGILVFLPGFYHLRIACYAPKG is encoded by the exons ATGATGCCGTCTCGTACCAACCTGGCTACTGGAATCCCCAGTAGTAAAGTGAAATCCTCAAGGCTCTCCAGTACAGACGATGGCTACATTGACCTTC AGTTTAAGAAAGGCCCTCCTAAGATTCCATGTAAGGCCATTGCGCTCGCTACCGTGCTGTTTTTGATTGGCTCCTTTCTCATTATCAGAGGCTCCCTCCTGCTGGCAGGCTATATCAGCAAAGGGATTTT TTCCTATGAGGGGGCAGACTGGGCTGTTCCCGTCCTGATCATTGGCATCCTGGTGTTCCTGCCGGGATTTTACCACCTGCGCATCGCCTGCTACGCACCCAAAGGCTAG